The following coding sequences are from one uncultured Cohaesibacter sp. window:
- a CDS encoding bile acid:sodium symporter family protein yields the protein MNTPLIPIGLALIMMTVGLSVRLSDFKALPRQWNAVAAGLLAQLVFLPLIALCVALVTRLDTVYAIGLIILASAPGGISSNLLTVLARGKTALSISLTIMTNLVAFITIPTVLSIAFIVFSGSDLTGPSSSELYALPFGETAMKVLAISALPLAIGMAICRFFPAFSNRIEKPAKFVASAIFAAIVVNSFYSEWNSIMSHWSSVGPAVILLNLIAIGSALLFSRLFRLSAQHALTIAIECGLQNVALALVIAQFMGNGRFMVPSSIYALVMNVSVLILIAVGNKLSESKDEAHSKQ from the coding sequence GTGAATACCCCCCTCATTCCCATCGGTCTGGCACTCATCATGATGACTGTCGGTTTGTCCGTTCGTTTGTCAGACTTCAAAGCACTCCCTCGCCAATGGAACGCAGTTGCCGCAGGCTTGCTGGCCCAGCTGGTCTTTTTGCCACTCATTGCGCTTTGCGTTGCGCTTGTCACGCGCCTTGACACGGTCTATGCCATTGGCCTGATCATTCTGGCTTCAGCACCCGGCGGCATTTCGTCAAATTTGCTGACGGTACTGGCAAGAGGCAAAACGGCCCTTTCCATTTCGCTGACCATCATGACAAACCTTGTCGCCTTCATCACCATTCCGACAGTTCTGTCGATCGCTTTCATCGTCTTTAGCGGATCGGACCTTACTGGTCCGAGCAGCAGTGAGCTTTATGCTCTGCCATTTGGCGAGACGGCCATGAAGGTTCTGGCGATCTCGGCTCTGCCATTGGCCATCGGCATGGCCATTTGCCGGTTCTTTCCTGCCTTTTCAAATCGCATTGAAAAACCGGCTAAATTCGTAGCATCAGCCATATTCGCCGCAATCGTCGTTAACTCGTTCTACAGCGAGTGGAACAGCATCATGTCTCATTGGAGCTCCGTCGGACCTGCCGTTATCCTGCTAAATCTGATAGCTATTGGATCGGCATTGCTGTTCAGCCGTTTGTTCAGATTGAGCGCCCAGCATGCACTTACCATCGCCATTGAATGCGGATTGCAGAATGTGGCTCTGGCGTTGGTGATCGCCCAATTCATGGGGAACGGGCGCTTCATGGTCCCTTCTTCCATCTATGCATTGGTGATGAACGTATCGGTTCTCATTCTCATCGCTGTTGGCAACAAGCTTTCAGAAAGCAAGGATGAAGCCCATAGCAAGCAATAA
- a CDS encoding DUF4202 family protein — protein MTALNDVLESIDHVNAEDPLMSGTEGSASVPASLLFGLRMDLVCDAFAPSADDHVKIAARGQLLESWKFEPNDEQQETVDRAEVDKKAKHHCAQKLSQIMLANGYEESDCEIVRDLILGQTDADDGRAQLLKDLNGLVYLRFYSEQASRIYSQEKLSAVLAEKLSSMTDDALFHAIDHIDDPRLIDVIQSVRNGLSLQKRSITYID, from the coding sequence ATGACTGCACTAAATGACGTTTTGGAATCCATCGATCATGTTAATGCTGAGGACCCTCTCATGAGCGGAACCGAGGGCTCGGCTTCTGTGCCGGCCAGCCTGTTGTTCGGCCTTCGAATGGACCTTGTTTGCGATGCATTTGCCCCCTCAGCGGATGATCATGTAAAAATCGCAGCGCGCGGTCAGCTTCTGGAAAGCTGGAAATTTGAGCCCAATGACGAGCAGCAAGAGACTGTGGACAGGGCTGAAGTCGATAAAAAGGCCAAACATCATTGTGCGCAAAAGCTCAGCCAAATCATGTTGGCCAACGGCTATGAAGAGAGCGACTGCGAAATCGTCAGAGATTTGATTTTAGGCCAAACAGACGCAGATGACGGTAGGGCACAATTGCTCAAAGATTTGAACGGCTTGGTCTATCTCCGTTTTTATTCCGAGCAGGCCTCCCGCATCTACTCGCAAGAAAAGCTGTCGGCAGTGCTTGCCGAAAAGCTGTCAAGCATGACAGATGATGCGCTTTTCCATGCCATCGATCACATCGACGATCCTCGTCTCATTGATGTCATTCAATCTGTACGAAACGGGTTGAGCCTTCAAAAGCGGTCTATTACCTATATCGACTGA
- a CDS encoding copper chaperone PCu(A)C, with amino-acid sequence MKKFIIGVLALGLSCIAAQAAEWKVGPITVSAPFARASAGMANAGGGFMQISNEGDADKLIAASADVGHVTELHTHIKDGDVMRMRAVEAIDVPAHGEVALKPGSYHVMFMKLKAPLKEGESFPLELTFEKAGKVTIEVPIAGVGAKSAPKM; translated from the coding sequence ATGAAAAAATTTATTATTGGCGTGTTGGCATTGGGGCTGTCTTGCATAGCGGCTCAGGCTGCTGAGTGGAAAGTTGGACCGATCACCGTATCGGCTCCTTTTGCGCGCGCTTCTGCCGGCATGGCAAATGCTGGTGGCGGTTTTATGCAAATCAGCAACGAAGGGGATGCTGACAAGTTGATCGCAGCCAGTGCAGATGTCGGCCACGTCACAGAGCTGCATACGCATATCAAGGATGGCGATGTCATGCGCATGCGAGCTGTTGAAGCGATTGATGTTCCTGCCCACGGCGAAGTCGCCCTTAAGCCTGGCAGCTATCACGTCATGTTCATGAAACTCAAGGCACCGCTGAAGGAAGGGGAAAGCTTTCCGCTGGAGCTGACTTTTGAGAAAGCGGGCAAGGTTACTATTGAAGTGCCCATTGCGGGCGTCGGGGCAAAGTCGGCTCCGAAAATGTAG
- the menA gene encoding 1,4-dihydroxy-2-naphthoate octaprenyltransferase, translating into MSGVDVNMNEQVGSGTSWSTIWLMAMRPKTLVLSLSPVLLAGLIVFGSSLSADWIVFPIIILSSVSIQIATNLWNDAADATSGLDKASERLGPPRVTSLGLLKPWQVRLAALLFLLLAAACGLYLVFVGGWPILMIGVVGIICAFGYSSGPYPISGSPFGEVFVICFFGIMAVMGSAYLLTGAWTVTSFWAGFYIGLPAAAVLVVNNYRDRIGDAEGGRRTLVIQIGPKAAKRLYAILMLFSCVGLVHVDSMLHPGTLSLLSLIIAAVLMIYSLALPIRKFFMAETAPQQNRCLLGTSMFQLQWLIAFVLIIIFN; encoded by the coding sequence TTGTCCGGAGTTGACGTAAACATGAATGAGCAGGTTGGTAGCGGCACCAGTTGGTCAACTATCTGGCTAATGGCGATGCGCCCCAAAACGCTTGTGCTGTCTTTAAGCCCGGTTTTACTTGCAGGCCTCATTGTTTTCGGTTCTTCTCTTTCTGCAGACTGGATCGTCTTTCCGATCATCATTCTGTCTTCCGTCAGCATACAGATTGCCACCAATTTATGGAACGACGCAGCCGATGCCACTTCGGGGCTCGACAAGGCGAGCGAGCGCCTGGGACCACCCCGAGTTACGAGTCTGGGGCTTCTCAAGCCTTGGCAGGTGCGTTTGGCAGCATTGCTGTTCCTGCTCTTGGCTGCAGCCTGCGGCCTTTATCTGGTTTTCGTTGGAGGGTGGCCAATTCTCATGATTGGCGTTGTGGGTATCATCTGCGCTTTTGGCTATTCATCCGGCCCCTACCCGATTTCAGGTTCCCCTTTTGGCGAAGTGTTCGTCATTTGCTTCTTCGGCATCATGGCGGTTATGGGCAGCGCCTATCTGCTTACGGGTGCATGGACCGTCACCAGCTTTTGGGCAGGATTTTACATCGGCCTCCCTGCCGCAGCAGTTCTTGTTGTCAATAATTACAGGGATCGCATAGGCGACGCGGAAGGTGGACGCCGCACTCTGGTCATCCAAATCGGCCCCAAGGCGGCTAAACGGCTCTATGCCATTCTGATGCTTTTTTCCTGCGTCGGCTTGGTGCATGTGGATAGCATGCTGCATCCGGGCACGTTGAGCCTTTTAAGCCTGATTATAGCTGCAGTTTTGATGATCTATTCTCTTGCGCTGCCAATCAGGAAATTCTTCATGGCCGAAACGGCGCCTCAACAAAACCGGTGTTTGTTGGGCACATCCATGTTCCAGCTACAATGGCTTATCGCTTTCGTCCTCATCATCATTTTCAACTAG